Genomic segment of Zingiber officinale cultivar Zhangliang chromosome 11B, Zo_v1.1, whole genome shotgun sequence:
ctttatttgtttttttatttcttttgcctTCTTCGCCCTCCTGCTCCTGTGCCTCGTACCCTCCTGCCTAATAAGCAAACTCGTAATCTTGCTCATAGCTACGAGCAAGGCTGTTGCGACCATGACCGAGGTCAATGAAAGGAGACTGTCGGAGGAAGAGGAATGCAACAAAGGCAACACCCTGTGGCACGAGGTGAGAGGGAAGAGAAGCATAACGTGAGGATCGACGGAAGGAGATAGCCAGAGGACGAGGATGTCCAAAGAGGAAATTGCAGAATAGGAGATTGACAGATGGGAATCACATGAGATTGGGAAAGTGAAATGGGGACGGATTTTGGTGAATGTGTTTAGGGTTCTATTTCAGTAATTTAATTCCGTCTCTAATAATTATGACATTTAAGTCCGACACTAAAATTTATAGTTTAACGACTTTGATTCGTCGCTATTTTAATGATGAAACATTAATTCTGTTGCTATTTTAGCAATGAAATATTAATTCTATCGCTAATTAATAGTGAAAATTTAATTCGGTCACTATCTTAGAAACTGAATTAGAGAGGAGATATTTATCTCATCTTAAATTAGCAACCGAATTTATATTCTGTCGCTAATTTGGTCGCTATTTGCCCGTGTTCTGATAGTGACGTCTCTTGCAGCCACGATGGAAGCCACCCATGACAGCAAGTAAATTATCCTAAACTATGATGTTGCATCAACGATATTCTAGTCGCTCTCAAGTATCCATGATTCAATTCTCAACTACGACGTATTGTAAGATATTTTCCTCTAGTGGAATGACAAAAACACTTGCACTTTCGGATTTACTTTGATACCAATAAAATTTTGTGTGGGATCGAATCGGTCACCTTTAAGGTGAATCAGTTAGAAAAATTAAATGGATTGGTGCAACTACATATACATCAGTCCTAGATGCGAGTAATTTATAGGGTATCTATATTGTATATATAAACATGTTCATTtgccaataaaaaaataaatagagaaaattttccatgataattttttttttcaatttttatttttacccttCCAAGTAAACAAggtaaggaaaagaagaaaaaaaggagaAAGGAAAGGAGAGAAAAATGGTTGCGGCCGCGAGTGATGATGCTATAGGAGGGAAAACTCATTCTAACTAATTATGGATggattaaatattatttaaaaattgatataTAAATTGATTTTATAATTCATCAGGTCATTATTTTATAATAGATAACTAGGGAATAAAAATCACCATCTATCCTTTCTCTCATTGCACCTCTAAATAAACATAGAGTTAGTAAGTCATTGTGTCAAGACCTATACATCACTCTAGGCACAATCTATTGAGCATGACAAGAATCAGCACACACAATAACAAATTTAACTTTTTGCAATGTGTCATTATGTTGTTGATAATAATATTTACAACGAACCTAATAAAGCGTCTACAACACTCAGTCGTAAGTTGTAAATGCACTTAATTGTAGTGTGCGATGCATGTGTGTCGTCGATATGTTAACTTTTAACAATTTGAAGTTGTGCAGCATGCGACACATAGCAGATTGAATAACGTAACTGCATGTTATAGAAAGTCAAATTTATCACATTGACACATAATTCAAATGGATTGAGCTATCAAGGAAATtacaatcaattttcaaaatgaatgcATCCTTATGATAAATAAAGCAACAACAACCAGAAGAGTAGTAAAGACAGTTGGATCGAAATATACCACAATACAACAACAACTACTATATAGCAATAACAAGGTGGACTGGACCCATAATTAGTAACAAAAGTTCTATTGCTTTTTATAGGAAATTAAGCTTAATTATGAGAATCCTAACTGACACACTGCCTTATAAATTCAACTCCTTGCAAAATCTCTCTCTCATTCCTTCAACTTCAATCTTAATTTGCTGATATGATCtagtgggataaaattttattattgcgTTGTTCAATTAATTGATCACAATATTATCATTGTCAATGGCTTCAGTTGCCCCAGAACCTTCTCCTTCCCAATTCAATGGTTTGTGTTCTTGaaatctctttctcttcctcttgtcacCTCGTGTTCTTACTTAGCAGCTCTAATCTCTAATAGAGAAAGAAGACGACGATTGCCTGATCGAGCAAGTGCGGATGACGATGCTGACGACCGACGACCCATCGCAGCCGTGCTTGACGATCCGAACATGGATCCTTGGTGCCGTCAGCTGCGTCCTCCTCTCCTTCGTCAACCAGTTCTTCAATTATCGGACCAACCAGATCTCCGTCAACTCCATCTTCGTCCAGATCCTGGCGCTGCCCGTGGGCCGCTGGATGGCCCGCGTCCTCCCTCCGACTATCATCAGGATTCCCCTCCTCGACTGGTCCTTCTCCCTCAACCCCGGCCCCTTCAACATGAAGGAGCACGTCGTCACCGTCATCATTGCCAACTCCGGCACCGGCGGCATTTACGCCGTCCACATCATCACCATCCTCAAGGCCTTCTACCACCGCGGCATCAACGTCATGGCCGCCATCCTCCTCACACAAACCACTCAAGTAATCATCACAAAAACTCATCTCCAAATttgtatattaaataaaaaaatgaattataaattttgattttttttattaaaattttttgctTCAGTTGTTAGGATTTGGATGGGCTGGATTGTTCAGAAAATACTTGGTGGATTCCCCTTACATGTGGTGGCCTGGCACTTTAGTAGTAGCATCTTTGTTCAGGTATGTGTATTCTTGGATTCTAAAAGTTCATTTGGGTTAATTCAaaatttcatttaattaaaaaaaaataccaattttttatttattcaattcaattttgattttaaatttcacaaattgattaaataatttgaaaaatatcaatCGATTATTACATGGTAAACGATGACTAATATTGCTGATCGAATCCATTGATTAATTGACTAATATTTTGTGCAATCTGTAAGTTGCATTGAACGAGCTTTGTGCAATATTACAGAGCACTGAAATTTTTTGACTAAATCTATAAAACTACTTAGTCAATTGATACAGCGGCGGAACCCACGGCTAAATAAGACCAAAACCATAGTATAGAAGTTTAGAAAAACTCAAACGCACATGGGGTCTTGGAAAATTTGTGATGTTGATTAGAGTTGATAAACAAAAGACAAGTGGATCATTTATTGTTTTAgggggaaaaaaacaaaagacaagTGGATAATTATACAACCAACCATCGTTGACCGTGCAAAAGTTAGGAAGATAAATTACATCCAACCGTCCACGATCTGTCGTATAAATTAGCCATCTAACTTCTAAGCAAGTATATACCGTGTCAGTTGACTGTTGACGAACAATTTGATTGATTTGATAAACTCTAAATGTCGTTATATATTCATCAATATATTTAACGACAAAACTAACTCGCTCAATTGTGGATCTTGAGGAGCTGCTAATCCAGTTAATCGGCAAACGAAGATGGGATCCTGGTCGGAGCAATTGTTTCTGCTGCTCCTCTGCCTTGTGCTGCTAGCAGGAGCGGCAACCCCCCAAACAGCACCGCCGCTGTCGGTCGACTCCGCCGACAGGTGGGTGCGACAATTCTAGTCCAAGTTGTAACTACAATTAACCAGGCAGAGGGGTGCATTCTAAATTACAGATAGAATTCCATTTGCTTTTTGATTTTATCTCTACTGCCCACTAATACTTcattcaaaaaaacaaaaaacactaGTATTATGGTGGggtattttaaaactcaatctcGTGCTACATAAATCTTAAAATAACATAGTATTGTATTTGAAAATCAATAATCAATACCACAGTAgtctatttttttttgaaaatcatatgattcgtttattaattagttaattaatttcgTGCATGAGCAGATGCCTGGGATCAACATACTAACAGAGATAGTGATTGGCTACATAATGCCGGGGAATCCATTGGCGAGTGTGGTGTTCAAAACCTACGGTTGCACGAGTATGGGTCAAGCCATCAACTTTCTGTCCGATTTCAAGCTCGGTCACTACATGAAGATTCCTCCTAGATCCATGTTCATCGCACAGGTAATTAAGTTGTTGATTCATGTTACTCCATGTCTCACTCTCCTCTCTATGGGTTCTGATCGATAGAGTCGATTGCTTCGGTGCCTTTGTAGCTCCGGTTCTTATATCTATTGTAACATTATTAAGGAATGGAAGACGCTGTCTATAGTGGAAGAATAAGAAAAACGAGAGTTTAGAGTTTTTAGATTTTAGGGTTTAGATGCCCTCTTAATTATACATTTACCGTTAGGGTTTGGCCCCTTGTGTCCGACAACAAGGAAAGGTGACCATTAAGTATTAATTGCTAGTTATCATCTGGTCGTGTCTAATGGCAATTGCCGATAATTATGGAACTATCGACTGACCGTGCTGAAATGTGCAAGTGTAGTCCCACATGGTTGTGTGAAGGTGGATGTAGGTTCCATCCCTAAGGAAATGTTGTAAGTAAAGCAAGGATGTTTCCAATTGGGCGTGTTCCATAGTGGAGAAAATTAAATTTGATATCGCTCATCTCAAATGGTCTAGTATTGTCGGCTCCACGGTAATATACTGACAAGtaaattggggggggggggtgtatTTTTCCCTTGTGCAGCAACCCTTTTTATGAGGGAGATCAGAAATCTAATAAAACATTTTACACCCTCTGAAAATTGATTCCCAAATCTATTAGAATAAGCACTCATACAAGTACCAACTGCGTCTACCCGTGAGAACGAGCATGTTTCATAGTGTATCTATGGAGTGGAGATGTGCTTGGTAAGCCGATATTTAAATAGTAAATATtctcggtcaagaatattctcatAGTGCATGAGTAGAGCAAGATATTGTGGGTTGAAGATGTTCTTATAGTGTAGGGGCCAGAGTTCTTAATCAggtatgtttatatatatatagattttgaATCACTAAGAGAGGGAAGACCATCAATTACTCAAAACAATtagagtaataataataataataataataaaagaaagaaagaaagaaggaaagAATATTAATTTGTTTGTGTTTGATCAGTTAGCGGGTTCGGTGATCGCCAACGCGAGCTACTTCGGCACAGCGTGGTGGTTGCTCTCCGACGTCCCCCACATTTGTGAGACCAACTTGCTGCCGAAGGGCTCCCCGTGGACGTGCCCTAGCGACACTGTGTTCTTCAGCTCCTCTGTTATATGGGGCGTGGTTGGGCCTCGTCGGATGTTCGGCCCCGACTCCATCTACTCTGGCCTtaactacttcttcctccttggccTCTTCGCCCCCGCCACCGTCTACCTCTTCCACCGTCTCTTCCTGGAGAAGAAATGGATTCGACTCATCAACTTCCCCGTCATCTTCGCGGCCGCCGGCTACATTCCCCTAGTCAAGACCGTTAACTTCAACTGTTGGTTCATTGTCGGCTTTGTCTTCAACTATTGGGTGCTCAAGCACCACAAGCAGTGGTGGGGCCGCTACGCCTATGTGCTGTCTGCCGCCCTCGACGCCGACACAAGCTTCATGGCCGTCATCGCCTTCTTCACCCTCGGGAACTATAATATCAACTCCGTCAATTGGTGGGGAGGCGTCACTGATGACTACTGTCAGCTCGCTAAATGCCCTACTGAGCTCGGTGCCTACATCCCCAAGGGTTGTCCTGAACTCCAATGAAATGGTCATGTAATTGACTTTTGTATGTTGTTCCACAATTAGCACTTAAACAAGATTTGTTTGTTCAAAACATCCAAAAACATTTCCTATAATCCCTGAGAAATTGAAGGAAAAGGAAATGATATGAATTTCATTCAATTCATCGATTCATTACAAGATTAACGATTCAAAATCATGTAATTTTACACTACTCAAGTTAAATTATTACCATCGATATCTATTCAGTTCACCTATGTAGCTCTATCTTGAGCCAACTAAGTCGCCATGCTAAGTCACCTAAGATAGACTAATTAAGCCAAGCAATAGATTGTAGAGCACCAAGCTAGGACTAGAGTTGCTAGTTGATCTGAGCCGATCCGAGATAATCCAAGCCTACTCGACTGTCAGCTATCGAGTCCTAAATGCCAAATGCCATATGAGTTGCACCCCCGAGCACTTCGTGTTGGAGATAGAAGACAAGAGAATGGAAATTCTGAGAAGATTTAAATTTGCTTCTCTAACTTTTGATCTTTTGTCGTTATTTTCATAGATGCATTACattaatttataaagaaataCTTCATAAATACATTGATTGTAtggaaaatataaaatacaactAATTGACTCCTAAGAAACATAAACACAATTAATACTTTATACTAATCAATTAATTATCATTTAACACCCCTCTTAATTTGTAATCTTCGTAATAACCTCGAACCATTAAAGCTTTTAAATAGAAATAATCTTGTCCTcaaggcgtagcgcagacggtagGCACATGGTATCTCTGaagtaatggccaggggtcgattatTAGGAActgattgttggaaccccaaggtgttttgatgtgatcaaacaagctaagttaggtcctgcgtttgtttaacccttgtgtctaagtgtgcaggagcttaggaacacaggaagtcgagcggaagacgcagctagcgagaaggacgacacgggagagagccgacgggctcggtgcgtccgagggacgaggtgtccg
This window contains:
- the LOC122034916 gene encoding oligopeptide transporter 5-like, whose amino-acid sequence is MPGINILTEIVIGYIMPGNPLASVVFKTYGCTSMGQAINFLSDFKLGHYMKIPPRSMFIAQLAGSVIANASYFGTAWWLLSDVPHICETNLLPKGSPWTCPSDTVFFSSSVIWGVVGPRRMFGPDSIYSGLNYFFLLGLFAPATVYLFHRLFLEKKWIRLINFPVIFAAAGYIPLVKTVNFNCWFIVGFVFNYWVLKHHKQWWGRYAYVLSAALDADTSFMAVIAFFTLGNYNINSVNWWGGVTDDYCQLAKCPTELGAYIPKGCPELQ